Within Aspergillus oryzae RIB40 DNA, chromosome 2, the genomic segment CGATGCGGCGGCATTAATGGGGGGTAGCGACTGAGAgtatggtggtggtggcggttGCTGGCGGGGGCCCAACCATGGGTTTAGAGGCTGAAGACGGCCAGATTGGGATGCAACTGTGCTGTATTGTGACGAGGTTGCACCCGCTGTTGTGGCGGGCGGAGCCCCGTAGGAACCAGCCGGTCCAATGGCCGGAAGGGTAGGCGATGAATTGTTATAGAGGGGCCCCTCCGGGTGATGCTGCAGCGATGGAAGCGAGAACGGAGATTGGGATTGCAAAGACCGGCCGGGAGGTAATGGGAGACTAGGACGTCGTTCGCCATCTGGTCCAGGAAGGGGCATACCGGGACTGTTGATGGGTACCCAGGATTCACGGCGTCCACCGGCGCCATCTAGCGGCATCTCCATAGGTTCTCCTGGATCACTGCGAAGAGTGTTGCTGCCGGCGTCGCTGATGTTGGTCACACGATCACTGACTCCTGCCGcgccatcctcatcgccgCCGTTTTCTGGTAACTGGTCTTCGATAGAACCAAAGTCAAGGAACAACTTTTCCAGCATTTTGAATTCTTCAAGACCGCCACCCACTCCACCTTCACGGACAGGTCGGGGACCATTGGTTTGTATGTCCATAACCTCCGGGATCGAGTCTAATTTGCGGGAGTGCCGGCGGAAATCCTGTTTGACCTTGGAGAAATAACTATGGAGTCGGTTGAGTGTACGGAACCACCCACGTGCCATTTTGAGACGTGTCCGCATCTCGCGAAGAATATCAAGAGCTTTCCGAGTCTGGCCCTGGCCCTGTTGATTGCCATCACCGGCCGAATTAGATTTGGAACCAAGGATGCCTTCCGGATCCATGTGTGGAAAGTGTGCTGCGTAGATACCAATGAAGACAGCATTGTAAACAGCGAAGCCCACCAATGGGTTCTCGACGAGCACACCTCGGTCCTGACAGGTTACAACCAGGTCCATCATCTGCCGGGCGGCACCAAAGAGCTCGCGAGCACTTTCGCGCCAGAAACCATCGGGTACGCCCACTTTTTCGCCGGGAAAGAGAGGGTCGTCTAGAGGACCAACGGGCTCTGCACAACGTacaggaaggaaagggatgTAGGCGCGGTGAAGGACGAGTACCGAGAGAAAGTAGACCACATGCATCAGGGTGTAGGGGGAAAGATTAGTCTTGTACATGATATGAGTATCCGTATTGCGTGTTGAGTACTGAAGGTTGCGGGACAGTCCATCCTGGAATTCACCCAAGATTGAGCGAAGTTTAGAGAACTGAGAGTCAGGATGCCATGGGGGTAATTGTTCATTTCTATGATTGTTGGTTAGCTTTATCTAATTGAGATAGAGGAAGCAGTAGCATACCTTCTTCCACCAGCGCAGGACCACTTTGCAATACTACCCCAGATGCGGATAATGCGGATGACTCGACTCAACACGGCCTCCTCCGCGCCAATCTCCCAGCgatcaatctcatcctcacttGAGTCCTTTCTTCGAGAAATAGGGGACCAAGATTTTGGGTCAGGGGTGATATTATTGGGAAGCTTGTCGTCACCAAAACCCCCCAGACTCTGACGAATACTAGGGATCTGGACACCCTGCGCGCCAAAGCTCTGCGGACGGCGAACCACGGGCTCACTCAGGCGCGAGGTACGCACGCGCTCTCCAAAGGCGAATGCGTTGTCACTAGGTAGCTGAATGCCCAGTTCCTTGACTCGGATCATGCGTGGGCGATATTTACCACTACTCAAACACCGATCAAGGATAAAACACGCCCAAAAGGTGCGTCGCTTAGTTTCTTGCGCGATAACATCATCGGACGTTTGTTCCTTTGGCTCCATACCACGTCGGGAAATGCCGAAGAGATCTGTTTCCGCTCTAAACGCAGGTGATCTGGGGCCATCTCGTGAGAAGACATCATTCTCTAGTTCGTAGGGAAGACCCATCGCCTGGGACAGTCGGATGGCCATGCCCACATATAACCAGGCACTCTTACCACGACACATGCCCCATTCGTGGAGCGCCAACATTAACAATGCTTGCACACGGGTCAAGTCGGTTATGGCGAGGCTGGCACCGTCCACACCGGCCAGCCGGCTGCGCAGTGCTGTCGCATAGAACTCGGATGCGAGAGCTGGATTGGAAGGGCTTCCTGGGGATGCGGGAGAGTGGTATGCAACAAGTTGGGGATGGAAACGAGCGGTGAGAGCAAGCACTCCGAGGGGGATCAAGGGACTTAAATCTGATTTTGCCGCCGGTGGGCTTTGAGCGTTTTCTCGGGAATTATCTTGATTTGTAGGGGCGGtagatgatgaggatgactGAGGGCCGGACAGCTGTCGAATGTGGCCCATAAAGGTAGCAGGGTGCAGGAAAGGTAGAATAGTCGCAAAGTGTGATTGGAATAAGTCGAACACAGCTTCCCAGACCTTAACCGTCAAGATGGACGAATCGAGCACATCGAGGGTTCCTTTGGCGGCATCCTTCGCTGCGGATGACGAGACTGCAACAGACTTGCGAGGCCGTTGCCTTTTCGGGCCATCCATGTCTCCATTGcgatcatctccatccgccAAAGCAGCGAGATCCCGCTTGGCAGCAGCTCCACCGACACCGATGGCTGGCGTAGGATATACACATTCTCGGCCGGACGATTCGCAGGCGCGGCAGGTGGTGTCGATGCCGGCATTGACACATTTAATCTTGCTGCGACGACAGCGTGCACAGGCGATGCTGGACCGCATTATGGCGAAAGAATCAAGGCGCGCGAGACGGGGCTTCCGTCTCCCTCGTCGATCggatagaaaagaagggggcgGATCAAAGGGAGGGAATCcaagaagggggagggaCAATGCAGCCCCAACAACTGCTGGCGACACGTGTGGTGATGCCTCCTCAGCGTTGTTTCCCGCGGTATTTCTCCGGTAATATTTCCCCGGGATTCCGAACCAGTGTCGTGATGCTTCAAGGGAAAGGGGTGACAGAAAGGACCGACCTCCCCCGGCTGTAGTATTTGCGTTAGTACAACAGGCGCGGTCACGCAAAGTCCGAAAAGTTGACCGACCTTCAGCGCCGTAGcgtactttttttttttcttttttttcttttctttttctttccttgtctctcgAGTATGTTCCCGTGCGCAGCACTGGACCCCTTACAGACAGTTCGGTAAGTGGTGGTAACTGGCGTTCAAATGACAAACAGGCGGAAGAGTAATGATGAGGCGGAAGaacagggaagagagagaagaaataaaaaaagaactagGGTAATGTGCGACGTGGGTAAAAGCACGCCCGCAACAGGTGTGTGGAGTGCAGTGACGGAGCAGGCCAAAAAGCACAGTAAATCCACCGCCAGAAAGTCTCAGAGACGAGAGAAAAAGCGGGAATAAGCGGAGTGTGGGGGAAACTCTCAGCCCAGGGTCGGGGCACCGGTCCGGCAAGGCGAAATGGCTGAGGAAATGGGGAAAGTCTTAACACCCGTCCGTCGGGTGCGAGGTAAGGTAGTGTGGGGGAGGAGCtaaggggaggaaaggaggaaagaataaaaaaagaaaaaagggtaaTCAAAGGGGGAGACGGAGGGAAGACGAGGAATAAAAATGGTTCCTCTCGTtgtctgtctctctctcttgttctccttccgGACGAGCATACTAACTAGGCATAAGACTAAAAGGAATCTCAGGCACATCCACTGGGGCAGGAATTGCGGAGGCCCGGCCAGCGTTAGTCCCCAGTGGGTCTAGTGTCGTTGGTGAGCAGCAAGTCGATGCAAGGACGCGACCGAGCCGCCGGAGAGTGGGAGGTGGAGCCCCAGTTTCCGAGAGCCGATGAATGTGATCATAGATGCTGGGAAACGACTGAGGGTGGGAGTGATTGTTCTTTGAGGGGTAGAATTTAAATTCAGATCATAGTATAATATTGACGTGAAGTATTCTATCCGGGAACAATTTCCATGTCCAACCGGGCAAAACATGCCAACGTAGACAGAGAGTAGACCATACCAACAGCAGCGTGGGGaggcaaaaggaaaagagtgGCCGAGAGTCGGGTAAATTACCATAATTTTACTGGGGTTCCGTCCGGAGACGCTGCCGTCTGATTGTCATGGCTCGTAAT encodes:
- a CDS encoding putative C6 transcription factor (predicted protein), which translates into the protein MRSSIACARCRRSKIKCVNAGIDTTCRACESSGRECVYPTPAIGVGGAAAKRDLAALADGDDRNGDMDGPKRQRPRKSVAVSSSAAKDAAKGTLDVLDSSILTVKVWEAVFDLFQSHFATILPFLHPATFMGHIRQLSGPQSSSSSTAPTNQDNSRENAQSPPAAKSDLSPLIPLGVLALTARFHPQLVAYHSPASPGSPSNPALASEFYATALRSRLAGVDGASLAITDLTRVQALLMLALHEWGMCRGKSAWLYVGMAIRLSQAMGLPYELENDVFSRDGPRSPAFRAETDLFGISRRGMEPKEQTSDDVIAQETKRRTFWACFILDRCLSSGKYRPRMIRVKELGIQLPSDNAFAFGERVRTSRLSEPVVRRPQSFGAQGVQIPSIRQSLGGFGDDKLPNNITPDPKSWSPISRRKDSSEDEIDRWEIGAEEAVLSRVIRIIRIWGSIAKWSCAGGRRNEQLPPWHPDSQFSKLRSILGEFQDGLSRNLQYSTRNTDTHIMYKTNLSPYTLMHVVYFLSVLVLHRAYIPFLPVRCAEPVGPLDDPLFPGEKVGVPDGFWRESARELFGAARQMMDLVVTCQDRGVLVENPLVGFAVYNAVFIGIYAAHFPHMDPEGILGSKSNSAGDGNQQGQGQTRKALDILREMRTRLKMARGWFRTLNRLHSYFSKVKQDFRRHSRKLDSIPEVMDIQTNGPRPVREGGVGGGLEEFKMLEKLFLDFGSIEDQLPENGGDEDGAAGVSDRVTNISDAGSNTLRSDPGEPMEMPLDGAGGRRESWVPINSPGMPLPGPDGERRPSLPLPPGRSLQSQSPFSLPSLQHHPEGPLYNNSSPTLPAIGPAGSYGAPPATTAGATSSQYSTVASQSGRLQPLNPWLGPRQQPPPPPYSQSLPPINAAASHGLPLLPPPGSAHPAASPPATVDGMDSFTSNSMWSTSLGGEDVLAFLEGCEYDQIPGIMPSDNGLSGSWLSTVWTEFSR